In Sphingomonas panacisoli, one genomic interval encodes:
- a CDS encoding cytochrome c oxidase subunit 3 yields the protein MAGAKNHDYHILQPDPWPIIGAFSALILAAGGIMWMKGAAHAPVVFGLGVMCVLITMYSWWSNVIKEAHQGDHTPVVQLHLRYGMILFIASEVMFFVGWFWAFFDFSLFPAPVVWDAAAKSANLVTDAGAKAAAVWPPKGIEVINAFQFPLLNTLILLLSGTTVTWAHHALIHNQRGGAMKGLWGLIGVGENDGVKKGLWLTIVLGLLFSSIQAYEYSEAPFPFKGLNYGASFFMATGFHGFHVLIGTIFLIVNLVRAYKGDFTPKQHFGFEAAAWYWHFVDVVWLFLFVTIYVWGGWGAPIHAG from the coding sequence ATGGCCGGCGCCAAGAACCACGATTATCACATCCTCCAGCCCGATCCGTGGCCGATCATCGGCGCGTTCTCCGCGTTGATCCTCGCGGCCGGCGGGATCATGTGGATGAAGGGCGCGGCGCACGCGCCGGTCGTGTTCGGCCTGGGCGTGATGTGCGTGCTGATCACGATGTATTCGTGGTGGTCGAACGTCATCAAGGAAGCGCATCAGGGCGATCATACGCCCGTCGTGCAGCTCCACCTGCGCTACGGCATGATCCTGTTCATCGCATCCGAAGTGATGTTCTTCGTCGGCTGGTTCTGGGCGTTCTTCGACTTCTCGCTGTTCCCGGCGCCGGTCGTGTGGGACGCAGCGGCCAAGAGCGCGAACCTTGTTACCGACGCCGGCGCCAAGGCCGCCGCGGTGTGGCCGCCCAAGGGCATCGAGGTCATCAACGCGTTCCAGTTCCCGCTGCTCAACACGCTGATCCTGCTGCTGTCGGGTACCACGGTGACCTGGGCGCACCACGCGCTGATCCACAACCAGCGCGGCGGCGCGATGAAGGGCCTGTGGGGCCTGATCGGCGTCGGCGAGAATGACGGCGTCAAGAAGGGGCTGTGGCTGACGATCGTGCTCGGTCTGCTGTTCAGTTCGATCCAGGCGTACGAATATTCGGAGGCGCCGTTCCCGTTCAAGGGGCTGAACTATGGCGCGTCGTTCTTCATGGCGACGGGCTTCCACGGTTTCCACGTGCTGATCGGGACGATCTTCCTGATCGTGAACCTGGTCCGCGCGTACAAGGGCGACTTCACGCCGAAGCAGCATTTCGGGTTCGAAGCGGCCGCCTGGTACTGGCACTTCGTCGACGTGGTGTGGCTGTTCCTGTTCGTCACCATCTATGTCTGGGGCGGCTGGGGCGCACCGATCCACGCGGGTTGA
- a CDS encoding SURF1 family cytochrome oxidase biogenesis protein yields the protein MDPAPAETAAPRRRLPIVATILVMAAAAAMIGLGFWQLQRRTEKLAALAVLAANPAKPPIAMPIPAIGDDLLFRHAGGMCLTPISFSTEGAGNAGYRIIAHCKTGAEGPGFDVQLGTTRDLDFKPQWSGGHVSGMLSHAPSNRPLIAGLFGKAPPQPLLLVADTPAPGLTANTVPSIESIPNNHLAYAVQWFAFAAIALVIYGLALRRRAQRG from the coding sequence ATGGATCCGGCGCCGGCCGAGACGGCGGCGCCGCGGCGGCGACTGCCGATCGTCGCCACCATCCTGGTGATGGCGGCGGCTGCGGCGATGATCGGGCTTGGTTTCTGGCAGCTCCAACGCCGCACCGAGAAGCTGGCCGCGCTGGCGGTACTCGCCGCCAACCCCGCCAAACCGCCGATCGCGATGCCGATCCCCGCGATCGGCGACGATCTGCTGTTTCGCCACGCGGGCGGCATGTGCCTGACGCCGATCAGCTTTTCGACCGAAGGCGCGGGTAACGCCGGCTATCGCATCATCGCGCATTGCAAGACCGGCGCCGAGGGGCCGGGCTTCGACGTCCAGCTCGGCACGACGCGCGACCTGGATTTCAAGCCGCAATGGTCCGGCGGGCACGTCAGCGGAATGCTGAGCCATGCGCCGAGTAATCGGCCGCTGATCGCGGGGCTGTTCGGGAAGGCGCCGCCCCAGCCGCTGCTGCTCGTCGCCGACACGCCCGCGCCGGGGCTGACGGCGAACACCGTCCCCAGCATCGAATCGATTCCCAACAACCACCTCGCCTACGCCGTGCAATGGTTCGCGTTTGCCGCCATCGCGCTGGTCATCTACGGCCTCGCGCTGCGCCGTCGCGCGCAGAGGGGATAG
- the thrC gene encoding threonine synthase: MRYVSTRGTAPALDFREVTLAGLANDGGLYLPDAWPSLTRDEIAALAGLSYVETAVRVMTPFVGDALSEDELRSLCTQAYGRFSHEAVTPLVQLDHRHWLLELFHGPTLAFKDVALQLLGLLFEKFLTGTDRPLTVVGATSGDTGSAAIDALAGREHVEIFMLHPKGRVSDVQRRQMTTVLAPNVHNIAIEGSFDDAQAMVKAMFNANAAGTGPLGHLRLSAVNSINWARLMAQVVYYFYAAVRLGAPERAVAFSVPTGNFGDVFAGYVAAKMGLPVAKLIVATNVNDILHRALSSGDYSAKGVVATPTPSMDIQVSSNFERLLFDLGGRDGAAMREQMAGFEASKAMRLTNAQLQGAAGLFGSARVDLDDMALAMRWACERAGQVIDPHTAIGLSAARASDLDVPVVTLATAHPAKFRDAVERATGARPALPARIGNLFEREEGYETLPATLEAVAGYIAKTAA; this comes from the coding sequence ATGCGCTACGTCAGCACGCGCGGCACCGCGCCCGCGCTTGATTTCCGTGAGGTCACGCTGGCCGGGCTGGCGAACGACGGCGGGCTGTATCTGCCCGATGCGTGGCCGAGCCTGACGCGCGACGAGATCGCGGCGCTGGCCGGCCTGTCCTATGTCGAAACCGCGGTCCGCGTGATGACGCCGTTCGTAGGCGACGCGCTGAGCGAGGACGAGCTGCGGTCGCTCTGCACGCAAGCCTATGGTCGCTTCTCCCACGAGGCGGTGACGCCGCTCGTCCAGCTCGACCACCGGCACTGGCTGCTCGAACTGTTCCACGGCCCGACGCTGGCGTTCAAGGACGTGGCGCTGCAGCTGCTTGGGCTGCTCTTCGAGAAATTCCTGACCGGCACCGACCGGCCGCTGACCGTGGTCGGCGCGACCAGCGGCGATACCGGCTCGGCGGCGATCGACGCGCTGGCGGGGCGCGAGCATGTCGAGATCTTCATGCTCCATCCCAAGGGCCGGGTGTCCGACGTCCAACGCCGCCAGATGACCACGGTGCTCGCGCCCAACGTCCACAACATCGCCATCGAAGGGAGCTTCGACGACGCGCAGGCGATGGTGAAGGCGATGTTCAACGCCAACGCCGCCGGGACCGGGCCGCTGGGGCATTTGCGGTTGTCGGCGGTCAATTCGATCAACTGGGCGCGGCTGATGGCGCAGGTGGTCTATTATTTCTACGCCGCCGTGCGGCTCGGCGCGCCGGAACGGGCCGTCGCCTTTTCGGTGCCGACGGGCAATTTCGGCGACGTCTTCGCGGGCTACGTCGCGGCGAAGATGGGGTTGCCGGTCGCCAAGCTTATCGTCGCGACGAATGTGAATGACATCCTGCATCGTGCGCTGTCGTCGGGTGATTATTCGGCGAAGGGCGTCGTCGCGACCCCGACGCCGTCGATGGATATCCAGGTCAGTTCGAACTTCGAGCGCCTGCTGTTCGACCTCGGCGGGCGCGACGGAGCGGCAATGCGCGAGCAGATGGCGGGGTTCGAAGCGTCGAAGGCCATGCGGCTGACCAACGCGCAGCTGCAGGGCGCGGCCGGCCTGTTCGGCAGCGCGCGCGTCGATCTCGACGACATGGCGCTGGCGATGCGCTGGGCGTGCGAGCGCGCCGGGCAAGTGATCGACCCGCACACCGCGATCGGCCTGTCGGCGGCGCGCGCGAGCGACCTCGACGTGCCGGTGGTGACGCTGGCGACGGCGCACCCCGCCAAGTTCCGCGACGCGGTCGAGCGCGCGACCGGCGCGCGGCCCGCCTTGCCGGCGCGGATCGGCAACCTGTTCGAGCGCGAGGAAGGGTACGAGACGCTGCCCGCGACGCTGGAGGCGGTGGCCGGATACATCGCCAAGACCGCGGCATGA
- a CDS encoding class I SAM-dependent methyltransferase has protein sequence MKLDTLIGEPWADYGLIDSGHGRKLERYGRFRFVRPEPQAMWAPASADWKADAEFIPGSDEEGGGRWEYSGQVPRDGWPMKWDDVAFTAQTTPFRHLGFFPDMAPVWSWMRERLDGVADAEALNLFGYTGVATLALASQGVKMVHVDASKKSVEGARANARLAGLDDRPVRWMVDDATKFAAREVRRGRRYDGILLDPPKFGRGPEGEVWRLEEGLPGLIQDCRQLLDENSRFLFLTVYAVRMSALAIGELVSQAFADLPGAVEAGELAVREEARGLLLPTAIWARWRR, from the coding sequence ATGAAACTCGACACGCTGATCGGCGAGCCTTGGGCCGATTACGGCCTGATCGACAGCGGGCACGGGCGCAAGCTGGAGCGCTATGGCCGCTTCCGCTTCGTCCGCCCCGAACCGCAGGCGATGTGGGCGCCGGCGAGCGCGGACTGGAAGGCCGACGCCGAATTCATCCCCGGCTCCGACGAAGAAGGCGGCGGGCGCTGGGAGTATAGCGGACAAGTGCCGCGCGACGGCTGGCCGATGAAATGGGACGACGTCGCCTTCACCGCGCAGACCACGCCGTTCCGTCACCTCGGCTTCTTCCCCGACATGGCACCCGTGTGGTCGTGGATGCGCGAGCGGCTCGACGGGGTGGCGGACGCGGAGGCGCTCAACCTGTTCGGCTATACCGGCGTCGCCACGCTGGCGCTGGCGTCGCAGGGCGTGAAGATGGTCCATGTCGACGCCTCCAAGAAGTCGGTCGAGGGCGCGCGGGCGAATGCGCGGCTCGCGGGGCTGGACGACCGGCCGGTGCGCTGGATGGTCGATGATGCGACCAAATTCGCGGCGCGCGAGGTACGCCGCGGGCGCCGCTACGACGGCATCCTGCTCGACCCACCCAAGTTCGGGCGCGGGCCGGAAGGCGAGGTGTGGCGGCTGGAGGAAGGGCTGCCCGGCCTGATCCAGGATTGCCGCCAATTGCTCGACGAGAATTCACGGTTCCTGTTCCTCACGGTCTACGCCGTCCGCATGTCGGCGCTGGCGATCGGCGAGCTGGTCAGTCAGGCTTTCGCCGACCTGCCCGGCGCGGTCGAGGCGGGCGAACTCGCGGTCCGAGAGGAAGCGCGCGGGCTGTTGCTGCCCACGGCGATCTGGGCACGGTGGCGCCGCTAA
- a CDS encoding heme exporter protein CcmB has translation MGAFRSLILRDVRRAWIGGGALLPVAFFLLVAILFPFAVGPDAALLARVGGGVLWAATLLAALIPVERLVAPDLASGVIDQLLVRGQSAATIALAKLVAHWLSFAPPILIAVLLAAALLDLPHDTLIRVEIGLLIGTPGLAALALAVGALTATLRGAGALAGLLILPLAIPLLIFGAGSLDGGTGALKLLAAVSLLLVAGAPLVAGAAIRASLD, from the coding sequence ATGGGGGCCTTTCGCTCTTTGATCCTCCGCGACGTCCGCCGCGCCTGGATCGGCGGCGGCGCTTTGCTGCCGGTCGCGTTCTTCCTGCTCGTCGCGATCCTGTTTCCGTTCGCCGTCGGCCCCGATGCCGCCTTGCTCGCGCGCGTCGGAGGTGGCGTGTTGTGGGCGGCGACCCTGCTCGCCGCGCTGATCCCGGTCGAGCGGCTGGTGGCGCCCGATCTGGCGAGCGGAGTGATCGACCAATTGCTGGTGCGCGGGCAATCGGCGGCGACAATCGCCTTGGCCAAGCTGGTCGCGCACTGGCTGAGCTTCGCGCCGCCGATCCTGATCGCCGTGCTCCTCGCCGCGGCGTTGCTCGACCTACCGCACGACACCCTGATCCGCGTCGAAATCGGCCTGCTGATCGGCACGCCCGGCCTCGCCGCGCTCGCGCTGGCGGTCGGTGCGCTGACCGCGACGTTGCGCGGTGCGGGGGCGCTGGCGGGCCTGCTGATCCTGCCGCTCGCGATCCCGTTGCTGATCTTCGGCGCGGGGAGCCTCGACGGTGGGACCGGGGCGCTAAAGCTGCTGGCAGCAGTCAGCCTGCTGCTCGTTGCGGGTGCGCCCCTCGTCGCCGGCGCCGCAATCCGGGCCAGTCTCGATTAA
- the ccmA gene encoding heme ABC exporter ATP-binding protein CcmA encodes MSLLVFRDVTCERGGRVLFEGLSFALEPGGAALVTGPNGAGKSSLIRVAAGLLRPAAGAVEGEAPRALLTEVASLDEELPLAEALGFWARIDGRADAVADALIKTALSDLAEVPVRLLSTGQRRRAAFARVVASGAPVWLLDEPANGLDSAALARLEDAIARHRANGGGVLIASHTQIALPDAKPIHLPFPGEGRGPVATGPILVPGLRRGSD; translated from the coding sequence TTGAGCCTGCTCGTGTTCCGCGACGTCACGTGCGAGCGCGGCGGACGCGTGCTGTTCGAAGGACTGTCGTTCGCGCTGGAACCGGGCGGCGCGGCGCTGGTCACCGGCCCGAATGGCGCGGGCAAGTCCAGTCTGATCCGTGTGGCTGCGGGACTGTTGCGGCCTGCCGCAGGGGCGGTCGAGGGTGAAGCACCACGCGCCTTACTGACCGAGGTGGCATCGCTCGACGAGGAACTGCCGCTGGCCGAGGCGCTCGGGTTCTGGGCGCGGATCGATGGTCGCGCTGACGCGGTAGCCGACGCGCTGATAAAGACGGCACTGAGCGACCTCGCCGAGGTGCCGGTGCGCTTGCTCTCGACCGGCCAACGCCGCCGCGCCGCCTTCGCACGCGTCGTCGCCAGCGGCGCGCCGGTCTGGTTGCTCGACGAGCCGGCCAATGGCCTGGACAGCGCGGCGTTGGCACGGTTGGAGGACGCCATCGCCCGTCACCGCGCCAATGGCGGCGGTGTACTCATCGCTAGTCACACGCAGATTGCTTTGCCGGACGCCAAGCCCATCCACCTGCCGTTCCCCGGCGAAGGCCGGGGTCCAGTTGCGACCGGCCCGATACTGGTCCCCGGCCTTCGCCGGGGAAGCGATTGA
- a CDS encoding metallopeptidase family protein — protein MSGQEQRAPSAEEIEAIARATLASLPPQFAAHLGNVVLIVENYADDETLDALGIDDPYDLTGVYHGRPIGEKSSMDSGAPPDRIHLYRRAILDEWVADGEDLATLVRHVVIHEVGHHFGLSDADMHGLEDEA, from the coding sequence ATGAGCGGGCAAGAGCAACGCGCGCCGAGCGCTGAGGAGATCGAGGCGATCGCGCGCGCCACGCTGGCGTCGCTGCCGCCGCAATTCGCCGCGCATCTCGGCAACGTCGTGCTGATCGTCGAGAATTATGCCGATGACGAGACGCTCGACGCGCTGGGCATCGACGATCCCTACGATCTGACCGGCGTCTATCACGGCCGCCCGATCGGGGAGAAATCGTCGATGGATTCGGGCGCGCCGCCCGACCGCATCCACCTTTATCGCCGCGCAATCCTCGACGAGTGGGTGGCAGACGGCGAGGATCTGGCGACGCTCGTCCGCCATGTCGTGATCCATGAGGTGGGGCATCATTTCGGGCTGTCGGACGCCGACATGCACGGCCTCGAGGACGAGGCTTGA
- a CDS encoding 4a-hydroxytetrahydrobiopterin dehydratase, translating to MVEQLSEDERADALDELDEWDYDEGRDAISRSFTFADFSEAFAFMTRVALLAEKADHHPEWSNVWNRVDIVLTTHDAGGLSARDVAMAEAIDSLVD from the coding sequence ATGGTCGAGCAATTGAGCGAGGACGAACGCGCCGACGCGCTTGATGAGCTCGACGAATGGGACTATGACGAGGGCCGCGACGCGATCTCGCGCAGCTTCACCTTCGCCGATTTCAGCGAAGCGTTCGCGTTCATGACGCGTGTCGCGTTGCTCGCGGAAAAAGCCGATCACCATCCCGAATGGTCGAACGTATGGAACCGGGTCGATATCGTGCTGACGACGCACGACGCCGGCGGCCTGTCGGCGCGCGACGTCGCCATGGCCGAGGCGATCGATAGTCTGGTGGATTAA
- a CDS encoding SDR family oxidoreductase, whose product MATKAIFITGGGSGIGQAVAIRFAREGWRVGLADVNASGLRETAAMLPAGMVDTYTMDVRDRDAWKANLDDFTGKSGGRLDVLFNNAGIGTGGPIAQMSFEDMDRVVSINLGGVLNGAKIGHAYLAKTPGSCLLNTASASAIYGTSGLVVYSATKFGVRALTEGLDGEWYGDGIKVRDLIPGFIDTPLLQGPIEGSNQNIREVVTGAGLELTSAADVAEAAWRAVHGDDVHTYVGKTAFRLKFAAKWLPKRIRQQMRRGIAAPQ is encoded by the coding sequence ATGGCAACCAAGGCGATCTTCATCACCGGCGGCGGGTCGGGCATCGGCCAGGCGGTCGCAATACGCTTTGCGCGCGAAGGCTGGCGCGTCGGACTGGCCGACGTCAACGCGAGCGGGCTGCGCGAGACGGCGGCGATGCTGCCCGCGGGGATGGTCGACACCTACACGATGGACGTCCGCGACCGCGACGCATGGAAGGCGAACCTCGACGACTTCACCGGCAAGTCCGGCGGGCGGCTCGACGTACTATTTAACAATGCCGGGATCGGCACGGGCGGCCCGATCGCGCAGATGAGTTTCGAGGACATGGACCGCGTCGTGTCGATCAACCTGGGCGGCGTGCTGAACGGCGCGAAGATCGGCCATGCCTATCTCGCGAAGACGCCCGGATCGTGCCTGCTCAACACCGCCAGCGCCTCGGCGATCTACGGCACGTCCGGGCTGGTCGTCTATTCGGCGACCAAGTTCGGCGTCCGCGCCTTGACCGAAGGGCTCGACGGCGAATGGTATGGCGACGGCATCAAGGTCCGCGACCTGATCCCCGGCTTCATCGACACGCCGCTGTTGCAGGGGCCGATCGAGGGCAGCAACCAGAACATTCGTGAGGTGGTCACCGGCGCGGGGCTGGAACTGACCAGCGCCGCCGACGTCGCCGAAGCGGCGTGGCGCGCGGTCCATGGCGACGACGTCCACACCTATGTCGGCAAGACCGCGTTTCGGCTCAAGTTCGCGGCGAAATGGCTGCCGAAGCGGATCCGCCAGCAGATGCGTCGGGGGATCGCGGCGCCGCAATAA
- a CDS encoding ATP-binding cassette domain-containing protein has product MPVSSQTAGPSVTLNGVTKSYAGGTTAVDNVTLQVAGGSFVALVGSSGSGKSTLLKTINRLIEPSAGSVAIDGADVTAGDPFRLRRRIGYVFQNIGLFPHMTVAENVAIGLRLEGQKATADRVAELLALVDLPADFAARMPDALSGGQRQRVGVARALATEPKLLLMDEPFGALDPVTRDQLGTAIRDLHDRLGLTTIMVTHDMAEALILATRVLVMDQGRIVADATPKALLAGEGGEAAQALVAVPRDQMRRLSALEAGA; this is encoded by the coding sequence ATGCCAGTGTCTTCGCAAACCGCCGGCCCTTCGGTGACCCTGAATGGGGTGACCAAGAGCTATGCGGGCGGCACGACGGCCGTCGACAATGTCACGCTACAGGTCGCCGGGGGCAGTTTCGTCGCCCTGGTCGGCAGTTCGGGGTCGGGCAAATCGACGCTGCTGAAGACGATCAACCGCCTGATCGAACCGAGCGCGGGATCGGTCGCGATCGACGGCGCGGACGTGACGGCGGGCGACCCGTTCCGGCTGCGACGGCGGATCGGCTACGTGTTCCAGAATATCGGGCTGTTCCCACACATGACCGTCGCGGAGAATGTCGCGATCGGCTTGCGGCTGGAGGGGCAGAAGGCGACCGCGGATCGCGTCGCCGAATTGCTGGCGCTGGTCGATCTGCCCGCCGATTTCGCCGCGCGGATGCCGGATGCCTTGTCGGGCGGGCAGCGCCAGCGGGTCGGGGTGGCGCGGGCGCTGGCGACCGAGCCCAAGCTGCTGCTGATGGACGAGCCGTTCGGGGCGCTCGACCCGGTGACGCGCGATCAGCTCGGCACCGCGATCCGCGACCTGCACGATCGGCTCGGGCTGACCACGATCATGGTCACGCACGACATGGCGGAGGCGCTGATCCTCGCGACCCGCGTGCTGGTGATGGACCAGGGCCGGATCGTCGCCGACGCGACGCCCAAGGCGTTGCTGGCGGGCGAAGGCGGGGAGGCCGCGCAGGCGCTGGTCGCGGTGCCGCGCGACCAGATGCGGCGATTGTCCGCGCTGGAGGCAGGGGCGTGA
- a CDS encoding ABC transporter permease/substrate-binding protein — MSDFLEALGRAPDLLAQHLLLAMAALVLGIVLSLPLAVLSARVPVVGRVALGFASLVQTIPSLALLALFYPLLLSLSTLVGGGIPALGFLPSLLALTLYALLPILRNGVTGLAGIDPAVIEAADGVGMTAGQKLRLVEAPLVAPVLMAGIRTAAVWTIGAATLSTTVGQPSLGDMIFAGLQTQNWALVLAGCFAAAALALAVDALLGVIEHGIAQRKRGRVWVALGLLAAGILVALAPMLPASKPTVVIGAKGFSEQYILSRLVGHRLEAAGYHVQYKEGLGSGVMFAALTSSDVDVAIDYTGTIWTNEMKRGDNVPRDAMLAAIGAWEAKKGLNLLGRLGFENAYCFAMRGDRARALGVVSLDDLAAKADDLSFASDPEFLERPEWKAVKAAYPIRFRAANAYSPTFMYRALAGGRADVISAYTSDGRIAADKLVVLADPKHAIPNYDAILTISPRFAKNAKFLAVLRPLIGRIDVAAMREANYMVDRDTAKASPDAAARWLAAKIGL, encoded by the coding sequence GTGAGCGACTTCCTCGAAGCGCTCGGCCGCGCGCCGGACCTGCTGGCGCAGCATCTGTTGCTGGCGATGGCGGCGCTGGTGCTGGGCATCGTGTTGAGCCTGCCGCTCGCGGTGCTGTCGGCGCGCGTGCCCGTCGTCGGGCGGGTGGCGTTGGGGTTCGCCAGCCTGGTCCAGACGATTCCGAGCCTCGCGTTGCTGGCACTGTTCTACCCGCTGCTGCTGTCGCTCTCGACATTGGTGGGCGGGGGTATTCCGGCGCTCGGTTTCCTGCCGTCGCTGCTTGCGCTGACGTTGTACGCGCTGCTGCCGATCTTGCGGAACGGCGTGACCGGGCTCGCGGGGATCGATCCGGCGGTGATCGAGGCGGCCGACGGCGTCGGCATGACCGCAGGGCAGAAGCTCCGGCTGGTCGAGGCGCCGTTGGTCGCGCCGGTCCTGATGGCGGGGATCCGGACGGCGGCGGTGTGGACGATCGGCGCGGCGACGCTCTCCACCACGGTCGGCCAGCCGAGCCTGGGCGACATGATCTTCGCCGGGTTGCAGACGCAGAATTGGGCGCTGGTACTCGCGGGCTGCTTCGCCGCGGCGGCACTCGCGCTGGCGGTCGATGCGCTGCTCGGCGTGATCGAGCACGGTATCGCCCAGCGCAAACGCGGTCGCGTGTGGGTCGCGCTCGGATTGCTCGCCGCGGGCATCCTGGTCGCGCTGGCGCCGATGCTGCCGGCGTCGAAACCGACCGTCGTGATCGGCGCGAAGGGCTTTTCGGAGCAATATATCCTGTCGCGATTGGTCGGGCATCGGCTGGAAGCGGCGGGGTATCACGTCCAGTATAAGGAGGGGCTGGGGTCGGGCGTGATGTTCGCCGCGCTGACGTCGAGCGATGTCGATGTCGCGATCGACTATACCGGCACGATCTGGACCAACGAGATGAAGCGCGGCGACAATGTGCCGCGCGATGCGATGCTGGCGGCGATCGGCGCGTGGGAAGCGAAAAAAGGCCTCAACCTGCTCGGTCGGCTGGGGTTCGAAAATGCCTATTGCTTCGCGATGCGCGGCGACCGGGCGCGAGCGTTGGGCGTCGTCAGCCTCGACGATCTCGCGGCAAAGGCCGACGATCTGTCGTTCGCGAGCGACCCCGAATTCCTCGAACGCCCCGAGTGGAAAGCGGTGAAGGCGGCCTATCCGATCCGCTTCCGCGCGGCGAACGCGTACAGCCCGACCTTCATGTACCGTGCGCTGGCAGGCGGTCGCGCCGACGTCATTTCCGCCTATACTTCCGATGGGCGGATCGCGGCGGACAAATTGGTCGTGCTGGCCGATCCGAAGCATGCGATCCCGAACTACGACGCGATCCTGACGATCTCGCCGCGGTTCGCGAAGAATGCGAAGTTCTTGGCCGTGCTCCGCCCGCTCATCGGCCGCATCGACGTCGCGGCGATGCGCGAGGCGAACTACATGGTCGATCGCGACACGGCGAAGGCCAGTCCCGATGCGGCCGCGCGCTGGCTGGCGGCTAAGATCGGGCTGTGA
- the recF gene encoding DNA replication/repair protein RecF (All proteins in this family for which functions are known are DNA-binding proteins that assist the filamentation of RecA onto DNA for the initiation of recombination or recombinational repair.), translating to MLSRLVLTDFRNHAEAVLHPGRGFVVLTGDNGAGKTNVLEAVSLLAPGRGLRRAPLSDMARQGGAGGFGVATTLFPSRLREGLGEGVSFAPSSKDLAEPLPNPSRKQEGESQVGTGTLATAPERRIVRINGATAAATALAEWLTVLWLTPAMDRLFVEPAGERRRFLDRLTLALRPDHAGHANRYEAAMRARNRLLAEDGPHDDAWLSALEAQMAEHGAAIDAARRETVARLGERLADQPAGPFARAGLALEGWTDTGTLAADLAQGRRRDAAAGRTLAGPHRSDLAVTHLEKQQPAALCSTGEQKALLLGLVLAHAELTAARTGRAPVLLLDEVAAHLDPSRRAALFDRLAATGGQVWMTGTERSPFDGIGQASWYDVADGRITARS from the coding sequence ATGCTGTCGCGCCTGGTCCTGACCGATTTCCGCAATCACGCCGAAGCCGTGCTCCACCCGGGGCGCGGCTTTGTCGTGCTGACCGGGGATAACGGCGCGGGCAAGACCAACGTGCTGGAGGCGGTGTCGCTGCTCGCCCCGGGCCGCGGGCTGCGACGCGCGCCGCTGTCGGACATGGCACGGCAGGGCGGCGCGGGCGGGTTCGGCGTGGCGACGACGCTTTTCCCCTCCCGCTTGCGGGAGGGGTTAGGGGAGGGCGTGTCCTTTGCCCCGTCGTCTAAGGACTTGGCGGAACCCCTCCCCAACCCCTCCCGCAAGCAGGAGGGGGAGTCACAAGTCGGCACCGGCACCCTGGCAACCGCGCCCGAGCGCCGGATCGTCCGCATCAACGGCGCGACCGCCGCCGCGACCGCGCTCGCCGAATGGCTGACGGTGCTGTGGCTGACCCCGGCGATGGACCGGCTGTTCGTCGAGCCCGCGGGCGAGCGGCGGCGGTTCCTCGATCGGCTGACACTGGCGCTGCGCCCCGATCATGCGGGCCACGCCAACCGCTACGAAGCGGCGATGCGCGCGCGCAACCGCTTGCTTGCCGAGGACGGACCGCATGACGATGCGTGGCTGAGCGCGCTCGAGGCGCAGATGGCCGAGCATGGCGCGGCGATCGACGCCGCCCGGCGCGAGACGGTGGCGCGGCTGGGCGAGCGGCTCGCCGATCAACCGGCCGGGCCGTTCGCCCGTGCCGGTCTGGCACTGGAGGGGTGGACCGACACCGGCACGCTCGCCGCCGATCTGGCGCAAGGCCGCCGCCGCGACGCCGCCGCCGGGCGTACGCTGGCCGGGCCGCATCGCAGCGACCTCGCGGTTACGCATCTCGAAAAGCAGCAACCCGCCGCTCTGTGCTCGACCGGCGAGCAGAAGGCGTTGTTGCTCGGGCTCGTCCTCGCGCACGCCGAACTCACCGCCGCGCGCACCGGCCGCGCCCCCGTTTTGCTACTCGACGAAGTCGCCGCGCATCTCGACCCGTCGCGCCGCGCCGCGTTGTTCGATCGGCTGGCCGCGACCGGCGGTCAGGTGTGGATGACCGGCACCGAGCGCTCGCCGTTCGACGGCATCGGTCAGGCCAGCTGGTACGACGTCGCCGACGGGCGGATCACAGCCCGATCTTAG